In Paenibacillus guangzhouensis, a single window of DNA contains:
- a CDS encoding TetR/AcrR family transcriptional regulator, with the protein MSVMTKKALSSTLKSMMERSSLDKITVKDLVADCGVNRQTFYYHFQDIYDLLGWIYKTEALDSIVNYRTYDTWQQGFLKIFQYVLHNKKFCMCTYRSMGREHLDLFLHQAVYELLMGVIEEVNANMQVRMENKRFIANFYTYAFIGIMLEWIRNDMKEDPVMIIDRLSVLVEGDMEKAIKKYVTSC; encoded by the coding sequence ATGTCCGTGATGACCAAGAAAGCTTTATCCTCTACTTTAAAATCGATGATGGAACGATCGTCGCTCGATAAAATCACAGTCAAAGATCTTGTTGCGGACTGTGGCGTGAATCGTCAGACGTTTTATTATCATTTTCAAGACATATATGATCTATTGGGGTGGATCTACAAGACGGAAGCACTGGATAGTATCGTGAATTATCGAACATACGACACCTGGCAGCAGGGGTTTCTCAAGATATTTCAATATGTACTCCATAACAAGAAATTCTGCATGTGCACCTATCGTTCTATGGGCCGAGAGCATTTGGATCTATTTCTGCATCAAGCGGTATACGAGCTGCTCATGGGCGTCATTGAGGAAGTTAATGCCAACATGCAGGTGAGGATGGAAAATAAGAGATTTATCGCGAATTTTTACACCTATGCGTTTATTGGTATTATGCTGGAGTGGATTCGCAACGATATGAAGGAAGATCCAGTGATGATTATCGATCGATTAAGCGTCTTGGTTGAAGGCGATATGGAGAAAGCGATAAAAAAATACGTTACAAGTTGCTAA
- a CDS encoding oleate hydratase, with protein sequence MKKDHGNRQVYFVGGGLASLAGATYLIRDCDFPGENIHILEGMHILGGSNDGAGDKMQGFVCRGGRMLNEETYENTWELLSSIPSIEQEGVSVCDEILAFDHAHPTHANARLINKDGEVLDVMSMGFNTADRLALGRLMITPEEKLDNLRICDWFAETPHFFETNFWYMWQTTFAFQKWSSLFEFRRYMNRMMFEFSRIQTLEGVTRTPYNQYDSIILPIKTYLDGYGVDFSLKYTVTDLDFAEGDGITVTAIHYEQDGKSGVIQLQKDDLCIVTNGCMTDNATLGDLNTPAKMVPENPMSGNLWAKIAAKKEGLGNPEPFFGKVEETNWESFTVTCKGNKLLKMIEKYSRNKPGSGALMTFKDSNWLMSIVVAAQPHFKNQPADTTIFWGYGLYTDQEGNYVKKPMRDCTGKEMLIELIHHLHMEEDMDEIMDSVVNVIPCMMPYIVSQFQPRAMSDRPKVVPEGSTNLGLISQFVEIPEDMVFTEEYSIRAARIAVYTLMGLNKKVCPVTPHMYDVRTLLKALNTSYR encoded by the coding sequence ATGAAAAAAGATCATGGAAACAGACAAGTTTACTTTGTTGGTGGCGGTTTAGCATCTCTTGCAGGTGCAACGTATCTGATACGAGATTGTGACTTTCCAGGAGAAAATATTCACATTCTAGAAGGCATGCACATACTCGGAGGAAGTAATGACGGCGCTGGCGATAAAATGCAAGGTTTCGTATGCCGCGGCGGTCGAATGTTAAATGAAGAAACGTACGAGAATACATGGGAGCTGTTATCTTCCATTCCTTCTATTGAGCAAGAGGGCGTGTCCGTATGCGATGAGATTCTAGCTTTTGACCATGCGCATCCCACACATGCGAATGCTCGATTAATTAACAAAGATGGGGAAGTTCTGGATGTCATGTCGATGGGCTTTAACACCGCGGATCGCTTAGCGCTTGGAAGATTGATGATCACACCAGAAGAGAAACTGGACAATTTGCGGATCTGTGATTGGTTCGCAGAGACACCTCACTTTTTCGAAACGAACTTCTGGTATATGTGGCAGACGACATTTGCCTTCCAAAAGTGGTCCAGCTTGTTTGAATTCAGACGCTATATGAATCGTATGATGTTCGAATTCTCTCGGATTCAAACGCTTGAAGGGGTTACGCGTACGCCTTATAACCAATATGATTCGATTATTTTGCCGATCAAAACTTATCTAGATGGGTACGGCGTGGATTTTAGCTTGAAATATACCGTAACGGATCTCGATTTTGCAGAAGGCGACGGGATTACCGTCACAGCGATCCATTATGAGCAGGATGGCAAATCGGGCGTGATTCAACTACAGAAAGATGATCTGTGTATCGTGACCAATGGTTGTATGACAGATAATGCAACGTTAGGGGATTTGAACACACCTGCCAAAATGGTGCCTGAGAATCCAATGTCAGGCAACCTGTGGGCGAAGATCGCAGCGAAGAAAGAGGGACTTGGCAATCCAGAACCATTCTTCGGTAAGGTGGAGGAGACGAATTGGGAGTCCTTCACCGTGACGTGTAAAGGGAATAAGCTGCTGAAAATGATTGAGAAATATTCCCGCAACAAACCAGGCAGCGGCGCGCTAATGACATTCAAAGATTCGAATTGGCTGATGTCCATCGTTGTTGCAGCGCAACCTCACTTTAAGAATCAACCTGCAGATACGACAATATTCTGGGGATACGGCTTGTACACGGATCAAGAAGGCAATTATGTGAAGAAGCCGATGCGAGACTGTACAGGGAAAGAGATGCTGATTGAGCTAATTCACCACCTGCATATGGAAGAAGATATGGATGAGATCATGGATAGCGTCGTGAACGTCATTCCTTGCATGATGCCTTATATTGTATCGCAGTTCCAGCCACGTGCCATGAGCGATCGTCCAAAAGTGGTACCAGAGGGTTCGACGAATCTCGGTCTGATTAGTCAGTTCGTTGAAATTCCAGAAGATATGGTATTTACGGAAGAATATTCGATTCGTGCAGCGAGAATTGCTGTGTATACCTTGATGGGATTGAATAAGAAGGTGTGTCCGGTAACACCGCACATGTATGACGTTCGAACCTTGTTAAAAGCATTGAATACCTCATACAGATAA
- a CDS encoding right-handed parallel beta-helix repeat-containing protein, giving the protein MLIVFAVCLPARHARAELSALNLQAIVDQAKPGETIVLEPGTYEGPITITKSLTIRSTQAGTVELRNRSQRPAVSIEADETTLSGLRVIDETVKAAPTLLVTGDRVVLEDLHIQTGSGGIAAKDADGGTLSRTTIEWTAEGVRMADKGNGMDLFNAHRWRITGNTIRLVHDGIYMENSDDAIVSGNVIERSRYGVHCMYTRGTKIQNNEGKLNVTGAMVMTSRQVSVTGNTFTKQSENVNSQGILLYDAHESWVADNMVVGNRVGLYVEQSTDNRLENNQVTYNFVGIQLLESSGNTIEGNAFLGNVSDAQAKGSVRNTLVGNYWDSFQGIDVNGDGKSELTYAINPFFQGLTQRRPAFQLFFQSPGMVFLEGLFQTERERWATDLAPLMAPPGSGPREERSEDGLMTGLAGFTLLGSTGLLFYRMRRRSI; this is encoded by the coding sequence TTGTTGATCGTATTCGCCGTATGTTTGCCCGCTAGGCATGCTCGTGCGGAACTAAGCGCCTTGAATTTGCAAGCGATCGTGGACCAGGCGAAGCCGGGAGAGACCATCGTACTGGAACCAGGAACGTATGAGGGACCGATCACGATCACCAAATCGCTAACGATCCGGTCGACACAGGCGGGCACGGTTGAATTGCGGAACAGGAGCCAACGCCCGGCTGTCTCGATAGAAGCAGACGAGACGACGCTTAGTGGACTGCGTGTTATCGATGAGACGGTTAAAGCTGCACCGACCTTGCTCGTCACGGGAGACCGGGTTGTGTTGGAAGATTTGCATATCCAGACGGGATCCGGAGGGATCGCGGCGAAGGATGCAGATGGAGGCACGCTGTCGCGCACGACGATCGAGTGGACAGCCGAGGGCGTACGAATGGCCGACAAAGGTAATGGCATGGATCTATTCAATGCACATCGCTGGCGCATTACGGGCAATACGATTCGTCTTGTCCATGACGGTATCTATATGGAGAACAGCGACGATGCGATCGTCTCCGGCAATGTTATCGAGCGTTCTCGTTACGGGGTCCATTGCATGTATACCCGAGGAACGAAGATTCAGAACAACGAAGGGAAGCTGAACGTGACCGGGGCGATGGTGATGACATCGCGTCAGGTGTCGGTTACGGGGAATACGTTCACCAAACAGAGCGAGAACGTAAATTCCCAAGGGATTCTACTGTACGACGCTCATGAGTCATGGGTGGCGGACAATATGGTGGTCGGCAACCGGGTTGGCTTGTACGTCGAGCAATCGACCGATAACCGCTTGGAAAATAATCAGGTAACCTACAATTTCGTAGGCATTCAATTGCTTGAATCAAGCGGCAATACGATCGAGGGCAATGCGTTTCTGGGCAATGTATCGGACGCGCAGGCGAAAGGCAGCGTACGCAATACGCTGGTCGGGAATTATTGGGACAGCTTTCAAGGCATCGATGTGAATGGGGATGGCAAGAGCGAGCTTACCTATGCGATCAATCCGTTTTTCCAAGGACTGACGCAGCGGCGTCCAGCGTTCCAATTGTTTTTTCAATCGCCGGGTATGGTATTCCTTGAAGGGCTCTTTCAGACGGAGCGGGAGCGTTGGGCCACAGATCTTGCGCCGCTCATGGCTCCGCCCGGTAGCGGTCCGCGGGAAGAGCGATCCGAAGACGGACTCATGACAGGATTGGCGGGATTCACATTGTTAGGGAGTACGGGGTTATTATTTTATCGAATGAGGAGAAGAAGTATATGA
- a CDS encoding nitrous oxide reductase accessory protein NosL translates to MTKRLGMVIVVVGIWLLLAACGGEKYTAQAINEETDVCAICKMAVKDDQFATQIVTTDGQSLKFDDIGCLNTWKKENGTDTIGAAFVRDYNSKQWLRYEKAYYAYDPSYKTPMAYGIVSFEQEADAKAFIDKEGKGKLMNAEELANHTWEVNRDMMKMGDMGEHGHGEDGMSQMSDSTEGHSSGDVQVTTGGHGK, encoded by the coding sequence ATGACAAAAAGGTTGGGTATGGTTATCGTGGTTGTAGGGATATGGCTGCTGCTCGCCGCTTGCGGCGGAGAAAAGTATACGGCGCAGGCGATTAACGAAGAGACGGATGTATGCGCCATCTGTAAGATGGCCGTAAAAGACGATCAATTTGCGACCCAAATCGTAACGACGGACGGGCAATCGCTCAAATTCGACGATATCGGCTGTCTGAATACGTGGAAGAAAGAGAACGGCACAGATACGATAGGGGCTGCCTTTGTTCGAGACTACAACAGCAAGCAATGGCTTCGTTACGAGAAGGCATATTATGCTTATGATCCTTCTTACAAGACGCCGATGGCCTATGGGATTGTATCGTTCGAACAGGAAGCGGATGCGAAGGCATTCATCGATAAAGAGGGTAAAGGCAAGTTGATGAATGCAGAAGAGCTAGCGAATCACACATGGGAAGTCAATCGCGACATGATGAAAATGGGCGACATGGGCGAGCATGGGCATGGTGAGGACGGTATGAGTCAAATGTCAGATTCCACAGAAGGTCATTCCTCGGGAGATGTGCAAGTGACGACCGGAGGTCACGGCAAGTGA
- a CDS encoding ABC transporter permease — MSETGYVAVREMKIGFRNPWAYSFMALFALFMFSLLLINAQGYVLGYSGMSGTMLNLALYLLPLMSLMLGAFSLTSEKEEGNWELLSTYPLGTWSFLLGKYIGLSVVLLAIVAFGFGLSGVAGWLFGGGFDFATYRQLMAFSIGVSLFFLGAAMLVGTLASNRWQALTIAVGVWFFTIIAWPSLLIATLGMMPYAWVKPAVTALTFLNPAELTRLFTVVKLGGGSTLGPQYYKWMVWIHSPWGTPVFVGVMLAWIGAALTVAYSLWERGRRRG, encoded by the coding sequence GTGAGTGAGACAGGGTACGTCGCTGTCAGAGAGATGAAGATCGGATTTCGTAATCCTTGGGCCTATTCGTTTATGGCCCTTTTTGCCCTATTCATGTTCAGTCTTCTGCTAATTAATGCACAAGGTTATGTACTGGGATATTCGGGCATGAGTGGAACGATGCTGAATCTGGCACTGTATCTGTTGCCACTAATGTCGTTGATGTTGGGGGCTTTTTCTCTAACCAGCGAGAAGGAAGAAGGCAACTGGGAGCTGCTCTCGACCTACCCGCTCGGGACTTGGTCGTTCTTGCTTGGCAAATATATCGGACTATCCGTCGTGCTGCTCGCGATTGTCGCCTTTGGCTTCGGATTATCCGGCGTCGCAGGTTGGCTGTTCGGGGGCGGATTTGATTTTGCGACGTACAGGCAGCTGATGGCCTTTTCAATTGGCGTATCGTTGTTTTTCCTCGGTGCGGCGATGCTGGTCGGCACGCTCGCGAGCAATCGATGGCAGGCGCTCACGATCGCGGTCGGCGTCTGGTTTTTTACGATCATCGCTTGGCCGTCCCTCCTCATCGCAACGCTTGGCATGATGCCTTACGCGTGGGTCAAACCGGCGGTCACCGCGCTAACCTTTCTGAATCCGGCCGAATTGACTCGCCTGTTCACCGTGGTTAAGCTGGGAGGCGGTTCCACGCTGGGGCCGCAATATTATAAATGGATGGTCTGGATTCATTCCCCATGGGGAACGCCCGTATTTGTAGGTGTGATGTTGGCTTGGATCGGCGCTGCGCTGACGGTAGCTTACAGCTTGTGGGAGAGGGGGAGAAGACGTGGATGA
- a CDS encoding ABC transporter ATP-binding protein: MDDVVVRCDAVHKVFKGRTVIGKVQLDIGRGEAVALCGGNGAGKSTLLRMLAGILQPTSGTITVNGLSWQDDRRQYARQIGYMPDDYRFSAGLTAMETMLFWARLRGLGPTHAREALLEVGLSDTDSKPVASFSKGMRQRVLFAQALLAKPPLIVMDEPTNGLDPYWMSTFVNLVREAVAGGQTVLFSTHQLEIAEALANRIVFLRDGEVVLDENQADIRQKYGAVGLHEAFGGLFGITADARASKV; encoded by the coding sequence GTGGATGATGTAGTCGTTCGGTGTGATGCGGTTCATAAGGTGTTTAAGGGACGAACGGTGATTGGCAAGGTTCAATTAGATATCGGACGCGGCGAAGCGGTAGCGCTGTGCGGCGGCAACGGTGCGGGAAAAAGCACGCTGCTGCGCATGCTGGCCGGCATTCTTCAGCCGACAAGCGGGACCATCACCGTGAACGGGCTAAGCTGGCAGGACGATAGACGGCAGTATGCTAGGCAAATCGGATATATGCCGGATGATTACCGGTTCAGCGCAGGGCTTACGGCAATGGAGACGATGTTGTTCTGGGCACGGCTTCGTGGACTTGGTCCGACTCACGCCCGGGAAGCACTGTTGGAGGTTGGCCTGTCGGATACGGATAGCAAGCCTGTCGCTTCCTTCTCCAAAGGCATGCGGCAGCGGGTGCTGTTTGCGCAGGCGTTACTCGCGAAGCCGCCGCTCATCGTCATGGACGAGCCAACCAATGGTCTGGATCCCTACTGGATGAGTACCTTCGTGAATCTGGTTCGCGAGGCCGTTGCAGGCGGGCAGACCGTTCTCTTCTCGACGCATCAATTGGAAATTGCGGAAGCTTTAGCGAATCGTATTGTGTTCTTACGCGATGGGGAAGTGGTGTTGGATGAGAATCAAGCGGACATTCGTCAGAAATACGGCGCAGTGGGCTTGCACGAGGCATTCGGCGGATTGTTCGGAATCACGGCTGATGCTCGTGCATCCAAGGTGTGA
- a CDS encoding redoxin domain-containing protein, whose translation MMIRRAIQIVLLLVLAAGAGYAVIQLQSAPHDKAVVGEAAPLFIIKDLQGQEIRLADYKGKGVLINFWASWCNPCVNELPLLNEAYKLTGVPMLAINVGEDAETVQKFVDRYELAFPIALDADNQIKQQYRAVGLPLTLLINAEGELVDRHEGELTEMIDILNLMEKISSQ comes from the coding sequence ATGATGATTCGCAGAGCGATTCAAATCGTGTTATTACTCGTTTTGGCTGCGGGAGCTGGATACGCCGTGATTCAATTACAGTCAGCCCCGCACGACAAAGCTGTGGTAGGTGAGGCTGCACCGCTTTTTATAATCAAAGATTTGCAAGGACAAGAGATTCGACTGGCGGATTACAAGGGAAAAGGCGTCCTAATCAATTTCTGGGCGTCTTGGTGCAATCCTTGCGTGAACGAGCTGCCTTTACTGAATGAGGCGTATAAGCTGACCGGCGTTCCCATGCTGGCCATCAATGTCGGGGAGGATGCGGAGACCGTTCAGAAATTCGTGGATCGATACGAGCTGGCATTTCCGATCGCGTTGGACGCCGATAACCAGATCAAGCAGCAATACCGCGCTGTCGGTTTGCCGCTTACCTTGCTCATCAATGCGGAAGGTGAATTGGTGGACAGGCATGAAGGGGAATTGACGGAAATGATCGACATTCTAAACTTGATGGAAAAAATTAGCTCTCAGTAG
- a CDS encoding sensor histidine kinase, protein MTYKQIKWLILTIPTITIGLWEYVRHEYLLPYISMELGNWLAPVLVLLVTLLFLTQLFKLIEENQEELNRAKAVQAVLEEREKIARELHDGIAQSLFFLNAQVSQIERMKQAEALPLDKLKESVHRTNDYVRQAIANLRHAADADRNPWLQGMESLMDELRLETDMQFETTWDIPDSLLTAKEKVELLAIVREALLNIHKHADATRIRVQAMTTTTGWLCRIMDNGIGFEPEAIVSGSRYGLKMMRDRASNMSWILQIDRKDGETRVTIEGGA, encoded by the coding sequence TTGACCTACAAACAAATCAAATGGCTGATTCTGACGATTCCGACCATAACGATCGGCCTATGGGAATATGTCAGGCACGAATACCTGCTGCCATATATTTCAATGGAGCTTGGCAACTGGTTAGCGCCTGTGCTTGTGCTATTGGTAACCCTGTTATTCTTGACGCAGTTGTTCAAGCTCATTGAGGAGAACCAGGAGGAATTAAATCGCGCGAAGGCGGTGCAGGCGGTACTGGAGGAGCGGGAGAAGATTGCCAGGGAGTTGCATGACGGCATTGCCCAGTCGTTATTTTTCCTAAATGCCCAGGTCTCGCAAATAGAACGAATGAAGCAAGCAGAGGCATTACCTTTAGATAAATTGAAGGAGAGTGTGCATCGCACGAACGATTACGTCAGGCAAGCCATTGCGAATCTGCGGCATGCAGCGGATGCGGACCGTAATCCATGGCTGCAAGGAATGGAGAGCTTGATGGACGAGCTGCGACTCGAGACCGATATGCAATTCGAGACAACATGGGATATACCGGACTCCTTGCTCACGGCCAAAGAAAAAGTGGAACTGCTCGCCATCGTACGGGAAGCGCTGCTCAATATTCATAAGCATGCGGACGCTACTCGCATTCGCGTGCAGGCGATGACGACAACCACGGGGTGGCTCTGTCGCATCATGGATAACGGAATAGGATTTGAGCCGGAGGCGATAGTCAGTGGCAGCCGCTATGGCCTGAAAATGATGCGTGACCGTGCGAGCAATATGTCTTGGATATTGCAGATCGATCGGAAGGATGGGGAGACGAGGGTGACTATCGAAGGGGGAGCGTGA
- a CDS encoding response regulator, with protein sequence MSAFRVIVIDDSEMAREGIRMILESDPAFVVVAEGCSGEEVIALTEQWLPDLILMDIQMPGMGGLEATRQLKERYPFVKVVVVTVSDDIVHLFDAIKKGAQGYLLKNMKPEAWHEYLRAIAIDEAPMTRELAFRILKEMSPMGAGKEQNSPLTVREREILGLVAKGQSNKEISFQLDISEHTVKNHLKNILHKLNLDNRVQLARYAYEQGWMNKR encoded by the coding sequence ATGTCAGCATTTCGCGTAATCGTCATCGATGATAGTGAGATGGCGAGGGAAGGAATTCGGATGATTCTGGAGAGCGACCCGGCTTTTGTCGTGGTAGCGGAAGGCTGCAGTGGAGAAGAAGTCATCGCGCTTACGGAACAATGGTTGCCCGATCTAATCCTGATGGATATTCAAATGCCGGGTATGGGCGGGTTGGAGGCGACGAGACAGCTTAAAGAACGATATCCTTTTGTCAAAGTTGTCGTGGTGACTGTCTCGGATGATATCGTTCATCTGTTCGATGCGATCAAAAAGGGAGCCCAAGGCTATCTGTTGAAAAATATGAAGCCGGAAGCGTGGCACGAATATTTGAGAGCGATTGCCATCGATGAGGCGCCGATGACGCGTGAGCTCGCATTTCGCATCTTGAAGGAGATGTCCCCCATGGGGGCGGGTAAGGAGCAGAACAGTCCGCTAACCGTTCGGGAACGTGAAATCTTAGGCCTCGTCGCCAAGGGGCAGAGCAACAAAGAGATTTCATTTCAGTTAGACATTTCCGAACATACGGTGAAGAATCATTTGAAAAATATACTTCATAAGCTTAATCTGGACAACAGAGTTCAGCTTGCGCGTTATGCATACGAGCAAGGCTGGATGAACAAACGTTAG
- a CDS encoding GAP1-N2 domain-containing protein: MNTPSQKPIQQQMYTRERRGIFRSTEGFDTIARSTGLDSNFIKKALHPACFYDIPTELSARGEKDASMYPKAMHLYRTESGQIVLGTGVYQSADFTGMRSAFFMHNYVIPAERAAEVVQDYPAWLNASFATDYDIEQGMDLPELQNIPLNSDAAPSLSYRVQLAQMNIDEQVYKQLLFAVMASIQGKKKVYVALDVPIETLSYHAVRLIEILYASLPYAYRQQFGFVTFAKEPVSKKGIHLTIMEKGSLRANDKNIEKDYTFDLPSKRINNMDVDWSKQPYIDLAWEHLDHSHVMEDFFQFADRMLADLEPLRQTSIVSYHELTLFEQLLQGQYHEYDKNQVAILRALIGYLTSPDAMVSKKRLNTLFHSLFTREYTQVKQRQIPDPAIVECFRDYDRMNPDAVEKELSGFLIRAINNAYAEQRQDLAFAFYVIAESVPSLRQLFFDTVLQVNFARTLFDPYIQHRFQSMSTVQEILDAIQHWVNHHPQVRSHTAFLEIAKSELTVKLRSESEPVSAVYLIENQLDKLAIQLEKQYGDQDTYFIDQLIYSAQLYLLKELQLEEITLDQLLQIDFLEHGDEIRTWAASFNQQVRSQANVMLAAYQWFHAQHPDESIFEGLSAGEMDRLQQLGRKWVQQDIRPAHFERILMAFYRESNGSMIDYSGLLQFIHHHAANKTMVYEFMNWSEKHRYFTKSRKLHPAYSAAVLAYFKKFDSDAFKNRAYRKQYFDPAGPAMKAVYDKAAIENASVLLRILKKYKKASLLGLILLVAIATIGIIGSGVFSKKAPVQAEQTESTDQTEQSEQPIAPTTPEIELPNMIIHAENVPMKGNKKQSEQTQLVVQFRDLTACEAFEPTTVWVEQPDGTKTDFSKKLKVIHKYSDPATDQPATNAPNDKKTKTDATDLTNTTTDPAGSTDAASYPGQVLIQLGSKVDIPQDSTVIINETKYKLSLPPSTSSGESITP; the protein is encoded by the coding sequence TTGAATACCCCGTCACAGAAACCGATCCAACAGCAGATGTACACGCGAGAGCGGCGCGGTATTTTTCGTTCCACGGAAGGCTTCGATACAATAGCTCGTTCGACGGGGTTAGATAGCAATTTCATCAAAAAAGCGCTCCACCCTGCCTGTTTCTACGATATTCCGACCGAGCTGTCTGCTCGTGGCGAAAAGGACGCCTCGATGTATCCGAAAGCCATGCATTTATATCGGACCGAATCGGGTCAAATCGTTCTCGGTACCGGCGTGTACCAATCTGCCGATTTCACGGGAATGCGCAGCGCATTTTTCATGCATAACTATGTGATTCCCGCAGAGCGCGCGGCTGAAGTCGTTCAAGATTATCCCGCTTGGCTGAATGCTTCTTTCGCTACCGACTATGATATTGAACAGGGTATGGATCTGCCTGAGTTGCAGAATATTCCGCTCAACAGCGATGCGGCCCCTTCTCTGTCTTATCGAGTACAATTGGCTCAAATGAACATCGACGAACAGGTGTACAAACAGCTGCTGTTCGCCGTGATGGCTTCGATACAAGGCAAAAAGAAGGTCTATGTGGCGCTGGATGTGCCGATTGAGACCCTCTCCTATCATGCCGTGCGGTTAATTGAAATCTTGTATGCCAGCCTGCCATACGCCTACCGCCAACAATTCGGATTCGTGACGTTTGCCAAGGAACCTGTCAGCAAAAAAGGCATTCATCTTACGATCATGGAAAAAGGAAGCTTGCGCGCGAACGACAAAAATATCGAGAAAGATTACACGTTCGATCTTCCTTCAAAGCGCATCAACAATATGGATGTGGATTGGTCCAAACAGCCTTATATCGATTTGGCTTGGGAGCATCTCGATCACTCGCATGTGATGGAGGACTTCTTCCAATTTGCCGATCGGATGCTCGCTGATCTAGAACCGCTTCGCCAGACATCCATTGTCAGTTATCACGAGCTAACGTTGTTCGAGCAGCTGCTTCAGGGACAATACCATGAATATGATAAAAATCAGGTTGCCATACTACGCGCGTTGATCGGGTACTTAACGTCTCCGGACGCGATGGTCTCCAAAAAACGTTTAAATACCCTATTCCATTCGTTGTTCACAAGAGAATACACGCAGGTCAAGCAGAGACAGATTCCGGATCCGGCCATCGTGGAATGCTTCCGCGATTATGATCGTATGAACCCGGACGCGGTGGAGAAGGAACTTTCCGGTTTCTTGATTCGGGCCATCAATAATGCCTACGCGGAGCAGCGACAGGATCTGGCATTCGCGTTCTATGTGATCGCAGAGAGTGTTCCTTCGTTACGGCAGTTGTTCTTCGATACGGTCTTGCAGGTCAATTTTGCGAGAACGCTGTTCGACCCTTATATTCAACATCGATTCCAGAGCATGAGCACCGTACAGGAAATCTTAGATGCCATTCAACACTGGGTGAATCATCACCCGCAGGTACGAAGCCATACCGCATTTCTGGAGATCGCCAAGTCCGAACTTACTGTGAAATTGCGGAGCGAATCGGAGCCTGTGTCCGCCGTCTATTTGATCGAGAATCAGCTCGATAAGCTAGCGATTCAGCTAGAGAAACAATATGGTGATCAAGATACTTATTTTATCGACCAACTTATCTACTCAGCCCAGCTCTATCTACTTAAAGAATTGCAACTGGAGGAGATTACGTTAGATCAGCTTCTTCAGATTGATTTCTTGGAACATGGAGATGAGATCAGAACATGGGCTGCGAGTTTCAATCAACAAGTACGATCGCAGGCGAATGTGATGCTTGCTGCCTACCAATGGTTCCATGCGCAGCATCCTGATGAATCCATTTTCGAAGGCCTATCCGCCGGTGAAATGGATCGGCTGCAACAGCTTGGACGGAAATGGGTGCAGCAAGACATCCGTCCGGCTCATTTCGAACGGATTCTAATGGCATTCTACCGTGAATCGAACGGAAGCATGATCGATTACAGCGGTTTATTGCAATTTATCCATCACCATGCAGCAAATAAAACCATGGTCTACGAATTCATGAATTGGTCGGAGAAGCACCGTTATTTCACGAAATCTCGGAAGCTGCATCCCGCCTATTCAGCGGCGGTTCTCGCCTATTTCAAAAAATTCGATTCAGACGCCTTTAAGAACCGCGCATATCGCAAGCAGTATTTCGATCCAGCTGGTCCTGCGATGAAAGCCGTTTATGATAAAGCGGCAATCGAAAATGCTTCAGTGCTCCTGCGCATTCTAAAAAAATATAAAAAAGCTAGTCTTCTCGGTCTCATTCTCTTAGTAGCCATTGCAACCATAGGGATTATCGGCTCCGGCGTGTTCAGCAAAAAAGCGCCTGTTCAGGCCGAACAGACGGAATCGACCGATCAGACGGAGCAGTCTGAACAGCCTATCGCGCCGACAACGCCTGAGATAGAGCTACCGAACATGATCATTCATGCGGAGAACGTTCCCATGAAAGGAAACAAAAAGCAAAGCGAGCAGACGCAACTTGTCGTTCAATTCCGTGATCTAACGGCATGTGAAGCTTTCGAGCCGACTACGGTTTGGGTTGAGCAACCCGATGGGACAAAAACCGACTTCAGCAAAAAACTGAAAGTCATTCACAAATACAGCGATCCCGCAACGGATCAGCCTGCAACGAATGCTCCCAACGATAAGAAGACAAAAACCGATGCGACAGATTTGACGAACACGACGACCGACCCCGCTGGTTCGACGGATGCTGCCTCCTATCCTGGACAAGTTCTCATTCAGCTGGGCTCCAAAGTGGATATTCCACAGGATAGTACCGTGATCATCAATGAGACGAAGTACAAGCTATCTCTACCTCCGAGTACCTCTTCAGGAGAATCGATCACTCCTTAA